Proteins co-encoded in one Spirosoma endbachense genomic window:
- a CDS encoding DEAD/DEAH box helicase: MAERITYGKTWWGQQWLNALTSIDMANRLPRGKTYANKGAVQGLTISTNQISASIKGSAPRPYRTKLTVQLFTEAEKESLLTEIRENPAILAQLLNRQLPPELIEFANRQGTQLFPHSFRDLIMGCSCPDEAVPCKHLAAVIYVVANEIDRNPFQVFLLKGLDILAELQKGQLDSVTGSMNTVISFREIGTDELPDDEDWHPDDKIRAGLDFATIPPLADQLLGLLSTDVTFTKSDFHKSLSKAYKLFSKPLLEKSLLQPVPDDEPHPDPSDSIELQLDEVMKVKKISMFSEHGEPRSIAGFAMGDLTSWLDRLTEADWPEMSDSVRALYLTQQFSAALLRRGAVVPQLLKVGPTEDQYRVRWLPAMLNETIKDLTSQLATQIPPTLLTVRWQKEWLALPDDQQLLTLCSLFLRRVIKPSTIELWERWPLEDADRLFFGVETLRFEGFGRKEMPLAIQLWLNDFFLTHKRFVPILAVEDSEWGDEFRLSLLIRDREEVNTTAAPEQPIPLPELLTKKKHERIRMAVLQDLLVLSRHFPDLAKLTKMGGPAYLSYSPDEFVKVLLETLPRMQLLGIALWLPKSLQHWVRPQVGARLKAKVTDKNAFMRLEDMLMFDWQVALGDEMVGVNEFQKLVSTSKGLVKIKDQYVLIDPAELTKLYKQLENPPELTGSDLLKAALAEEYKGARIGLTAEVRKLVKQFTDSEAQPLPEALNATLRPYQQRGYDWLLKNTTLGMGSLLADDMGLGKTLQIIALLLKFKQEGRFKKQKGLVVLPTTLLTNWQKEIARFAPDLKARVYHGANRKLPTATTKADDYDLLLTTYGVVRSDLDTLKKLTWATVVIDEAQNIKNPDTEQTKAVKALKAPIRIALSGTPVENRLSEFWSIMDFVNRGYLGGLGKFNEDFGKPIQQERDHQKLELFRRVTSPFLLRRIKTDRSIITDLPDKIENDQFCSLTTEQAALYESVVQESLRAIEEKDGIARRGLVLKLMTALKQIGNHPYQYLKRGNSRGTGPSPALSGKATLLLNLLENIYASHEKVLIFTQYREMGELLQQFIQQTFGTQPLFLHGGSSRSERDQMVEQFQRNRSDHTFILSLKAGGTGLNLTQANHVIHYDLWWNPAVEAQATDRAFRIGQTKNVLVYRLMNQGTLEEKIDAMIRSKRELANLSVQTGETWLGDLSDSELKELVMLG, from the coding sequence ATGGCGGAACGCATCACCTACGGCAAAACGTGGTGGGGACAGCAATGGCTCAACGCTCTGACAAGCATTGACATGGCCAATCGGCTACCACGTGGCAAAACGTATGCCAATAAAGGAGCTGTACAGGGATTAACTATTTCTACTAATCAGATCTCAGCTTCCATTAAAGGGTCGGCTCCCCGACCTTATCGGACCAAGCTGACCGTGCAGTTGTTTACTGAAGCCGAAAAAGAAAGTTTGCTGACCGAAATCCGGGAAAACCCGGCCATACTGGCTCAACTCTTAAATCGGCAGCTTCCACCCGAACTGATCGAATTTGCAAACCGGCAGGGAACGCAGCTGTTTCCGCACTCATTCCGGGATTTGATTATGGGCTGCTCCTGCCCTGATGAAGCCGTACCCTGCAAACATCTTGCAGCTGTCATCTATGTGGTGGCCAACGAAATTGACCGCAATCCATTTCAGGTTTTTCTGCTGAAAGGACTGGATATTCTGGCCGAATTACAGAAAGGGCAGCTGGATTCTGTTACCGGCAGCATGAATACGGTTATCTCTTTTCGGGAAATAGGTACCGATGAGTTGCCCGACGACGAAGACTGGCATCCTGACGATAAAATTCGGGCTGGACTTGATTTTGCGACCATCCCGCCTTTAGCCGACCAGTTGCTGGGCCTATTATCAACCGATGTTACGTTTACAAAGAGCGATTTTCATAAGTCGCTTTCCAAAGCGTACAAACTCTTCAGCAAGCCACTTCTGGAGAAGTCTTTACTACAGCCTGTTCCAGACGATGAACCTCATCCTGACCCGAGCGATAGCATTGAGCTGCAACTCGATGAGGTCATGAAGGTCAAAAAGATCAGTATGTTCAGCGAACACGGCGAACCGCGCTCCATTGCGGGCTTTGCCATGGGTGACCTGACTAGCTGGCTCGACCGGCTCACCGAAGCCGACTGGCCCGAGATGAGTGATTCGGTAAGAGCCTTGTATCTGACTCAGCAATTTTCGGCTGCCCTGCTCCGCCGGGGTGCTGTAGTGCCTCAACTGCTGAAAGTCGGGCCTACCGAAGATCAGTATCGGGTACGATGGCTACCCGCCATGCTTAACGAAACGATTAAAGACCTGACCAGTCAACTGGCAACCCAAATTCCGCCAACGTTACTGACGGTACGTTGGCAAAAAGAATGGCTGGCCCTACCCGACGATCAACAGCTATTGACGTTATGCTCCCTTTTTCTGCGTCGGGTAATCAAACCGAGTACGATCGAACTCTGGGAGCGTTGGCCACTGGAAGATGCTGATCGATTGTTCTTTGGGGTTGAAACCTTACGTTTTGAGGGTTTCGGTCGAAAAGAAATGCCATTAGCCATACAACTTTGGCTCAATGATTTCTTCCTGACCCACAAACGATTTGTTCCCATTCTGGCCGTTGAAGACAGTGAATGGGGCGATGAATTCCGGTTAAGTCTGCTCATTCGCGACCGCGAAGAAGTAAATACAACCGCAGCACCCGAACAACCCATTCCGCTGCCAGAACTGCTCACGAAAAAGAAGCATGAGCGAATTCGGATGGCCGTTTTACAGGATTTGCTGGTGCTGTCGCGACACTTTCCTGATCTGGCAAAATTAACGAAAATGGGAGGCCCTGCTTACCTGTCGTACTCACCCGATGAGTTTGTGAAGGTTCTGCTGGAAACGCTTCCCCGCATGCAACTCCTGGGCATCGCGCTCTGGTTGCCCAAGTCGCTCCAGCACTGGGTCAGACCGCAGGTAGGGGCTCGGTTGAAAGCCAAAGTCACGGATAAAAACGCGTTCATGCGGCTTGAAGACATGCTCATGTTTGATTGGCAGGTGGCTCTTGGCGACGAGATGGTAGGGGTCAACGAGTTTCAAAAATTAGTCAGCACCTCGAAAGGCCTTGTTAAAATTAAGGATCAATATGTACTGATCGATCCCGCTGAGCTTACCAAACTGTATAAACAACTCGAAAATCCGCCTGAACTGACCGGCTCTGACCTGCTTAAAGCAGCACTGGCTGAAGAATACAAAGGTGCCCGGATCGGCCTGACAGCAGAGGTTCGTAAGCTAGTCAAACAGTTTACAGACAGTGAAGCACAACCGTTGCCCGAAGCGCTGAATGCTACACTTCGCCCCTATCAGCAGCGTGGCTATGACTGGCTCCTTAAAAATACAACTCTGGGCATGGGCAGCCTCCTGGCCGACGATATGGGGCTGGGTAAAACGCTCCAGATCATTGCCCTCCTGTTGAAATTTAAGCAGGAAGGACGCTTTAAGAAGCAAAAAGGGTTGGTTGTGCTGCCCACGACGCTATTGACAAACTGGCAGAAAGAGATTGCCCGATTCGCCCCCGATCTAAAAGCACGGGTCTATCATGGCGCGAATCGAAAACTACCAACTGCTACCACTAAAGCCGACGATTATGATTTGCTGTTAACTACGTACGGCGTAGTCCGATCTGACCTCGACACCCTCAAGAAATTGACGTGGGCAACGGTCGTCATCGATGAGGCTCAGAACATCAAAAATCCGGACACAGAACAAACGAAGGCCGTAAAAGCACTGAAAGCTCCGATTCGGATTGCGCTCAGTGGTACACCCGTTGAAAACCGTTTGTCGGAATTCTGGAGTATCATGGACTTCGTAAACAGAGGGTATCTAGGTGGGCTAGGTAAATTCAATGAGGATTTTGGAAAACCCATTCAGCAGGAACGCGACCACCAGAAACTCGAACTATTCCGGCGTGTAACGAGCCCTTTCCTGCTCCGGCGTATCAAAACGGATCGCAGTATCATTACCGACCTACCCGATAAAATTGAGAACGACCAGTTTTGCTCCCTCACAACCGAACAGGCAGCATTGTATGAAAGCGTGGTGCAGGAGAGTCTGCGGGCTATTGAAGAGAAGGATGGCATTGCCCGCCGTGGTCTGGTATTGAAACTAATGACGGCTCTGAAGCAAATTGGAAACCATCCCTATCAATACCTTAAACGAGGCAATAGCCGGGGAACCGGTCCGTCGCCTGCGCTGTCTGGCAAAGCTACGTTATTGCTCAATCTGCTGGAAAACATCTATGCCAGCCACGAAAAAGTATTGATTTTCACGCAGTATCGCGAGATGGGTGAATTACTCCAGCAGTTCATCCAGCAGACGTTTGGTACACAACCTTTATTTCTGCACGGCGGCTCTTCCCGATCAGAGCGGGATCAGATGGTTGAACAATTTCAGCGCAACCGGAGCGATCACACATTTATTCTATCTCTCAAAGCAGGTGGTACGGGTCTGAATCTGACCCAGGCAAACCACGTCATCCATTACGATTTATGGTGGAATCCGGCCGTTGAGGCTCAAGCCACTGATCGCGCTTTCCGCATCGGCCAGACCAAAAATGTACTGGTTTACCGGCTTATGAACCAGGGAACGCTCGAAGAAAAAATCGATGCGATGATCCGCTCGAAACGTGAACTGGCCAATCTGAGTGTCCAGACCGGCGAAACCTGGCTCGGCGATCTGAGCGATTCAGAACTGAAAGAATTGGTAATGCTGGGGTAA